A single genomic interval of Chryseobacterium paludis harbors:
- the gloA2 gene encoding SMU1112c/YaeR family gloxylase I-like metalloprotein, which yields MKIHHIAIIGSNYDVSKKFYTEILGLNMIREVYREERKSYKLDLAIGDHYVIELFSFPDPPKRPSRPESCGLRHLAFSVENVNEKRQELIEKGLNCEGIRIDEFTGKEFFFTQDPDQLPLEFYEM from the coding sequence ATGAAAATTCACCATATAGCTATTATCGGCTCGAATTACGATGTTTCAAAGAAATTTTATACAGAGATTTTAGGATTGAATATGATACGCGAAGTATACCGTGAAGAAAGGAAGTCTTATAAATTGGATCTTGCTATTGGAGATCATTATGTCATAGAGCTTTTCTCATTTCCTGATCCGCCAAAAAGGCCATCACGCCCTGAATCATGTGGATTAAGGCATCTTGCGTTTTCTGTAGAGAACGTTAATGAGAAACGTCAGGAGCTCATTGAAAAAGGTCTCAATTGTGAGGGAATTCGTATTGATGAATTTACAGGGAAAGAATTTTTCTTTACCCAGGATCCGGACCAACTTCCTCTGGAATTTTATGAAATGTAA
- a CDS encoding DUF1634 domain-containing protein translates to MRKNFTDVDLNRSVGNLLRLGVILSVIISLIGFIKLFLEGFKMPKNYSSLETGSSSEKVWSQLWDSLCKGEGMAIIQLGILVLIFTPLMRIVFALIGYLKEKDYVYVVISSIVLAIMAISFFTGYAH, encoded by the coding sequence ATGAGAAAGAATTTCACAGATGTTGATTTGAACCGTTCGGTAGGAAACCTTTTAAGACTTGGGGTTATTCTATCCGTAATTATATCTCTTATAGGATTTATAAAATTATTCCTTGAAGGCTTTAAAATGCCTAAAAACTATTCCTCTTTAGAAACAGGATCTTCTTCAGAAAAAGTATGGAGTCAGCTTTGGGATTCTTTATGCAAAGGCGAAGGCATGGCTATTATCCAGCTTGGGATTCTTGTGCTAATCTTCACTCCTTTAATGAGAATTGTTTTTGCATTGATAGGTTATCTAAAAGAAAAAGATTACGTTTATGTCGTAATCTCATCTATTGTTTTAGCCATTATGGCAATCAGTTTCTTTACAGGTTATGCTCACTAA
- a CDS encoding zinc-dependent alcohol dehydrogenase family protein: MKAQVLEQFGKPLVLKEINKPEPKDHEVLVKIKASGLNPLDVKIKNGQAAHAEAALPMILSLDMAGVVEEVGKDVHNFKVGDEVFGLVGGVSDLQGTLAEYIAADADLLALKPKNISFYEAAATPLVFITAWEALVDQMNIQQNQTVLIHGGSGGVGHVAIQIAKAKGAKVYTTVAPYQVESIKKYGAESIDYQSLSVEDYVETYTNGVGFDAILDTVGGNVLESSFKAVKRYSGHVASILGWGSQNLAPLSFRNGTYSGVFSLYPLLSGKSRKHFGKILNEAVELFEQEKLKIILHPIAYTLENANEAYTDLENKKTTGKLVIEIH; the protein is encoded by the coding sequence ATGAAAGCACAAGTATTAGAACAATTTGGAAAACCTTTGGTATTAAAAGAAATAAACAAACCGGAACCAAAAGACCATGAAGTTTTAGTTAAAATAAAAGCGAGTGGGCTTAACCCCTTAGATGTTAAAATAAAAAATGGACAGGCTGCTCATGCTGAAGCTGCCCTACCTATGATATTAAGCTTGGATATGGCCGGTGTTGTAGAGGAAGTAGGAAAAGATGTTCACAATTTTAAAGTAGGTGATGAGGTATTTGGTTTGGTAGGAGGGGTCTCGGATCTTCAGGGAACTTTAGCTGAATATATTGCAGCAGATGCTGACTTGCTGGCATTAAAACCAAAAAATATTTCATTCTACGAAGCTGCGGCAACACCTTTGGTATTTATCACAGCCTGGGAAGCATTGGTAGATCAGATGAATATTCAACAGAACCAAACTGTTTTAATTCATGGCGGTAGTGGTGGTGTAGGCCATGTAGCCATACAAATTGCAAAAGCAAAAGGAGCAAAAGTATATACCACTGTTGCACCCTATCAGGTTGAATCAATAAAAAAATATGGTGCTGAATCCATTGATTACCAAAGTTTATCCGTAGAAGATTATGTAGAAACATATACCAATGGAGTTGGATTTGATGCTATTCTTGATACCGTTGGGGGCAATGTTCTTGAAAGTTCTTTTAAAGCTGTAAAAAGATATTCAGGGCACGTTGCAAGTATTTTAGGTTGGGGCAGTCAGAACCTCGCGCCACTTTCTTTCCGTAATGGAACCTATTCAGGAGTATTCTCTTTATACCCATTGTTATCCGGTAAAAGCAGAAAACACTTCGGAAAAATATTAAATGAAGCTGTTGAGCTTTTTGAACAAGAAAAACTAAAAATAATACTTCATCCGATCGCTTATACATTAGAAAACGCAAATGAAGCATATACCGATTTAGAAAATAAAAAAACCACAGGAAAATTGGTTATTGAAATTCATTAA
- a CDS encoding 5-(carboxyamino)imidazole ribonucleotide synthase, translating to MKIGILGGGQLGRMLIQSALNYDDDFYTLDPASDAPCHNISNFTQGNFNDYETVLNFGKDKDVVTIEIEHVNAEALAELENQGVKVVPNSKIIKTIQQKILQKEFYKAHDIPSPEFQVVWNSDEKIMMSLPFVQKMNTGGYDGKGVQVIKTEADYQHLWKEASVIESLVDIDKELSVIVARNEKGETKTFPVTEMVADPKLNLLDFNICPVFLNEDIERQINLITEKFLNAVNSPGLFAIELFLDKDGKVWVNETAPRLHNSGHQSQEGNANSQFEQMYRVVKNLPLADTDAFGYSGMLNLVGAEGYAGKVIYEGMDEVLKLPKTYVHLYGKTETKSGRKMGHINVLADSKEELMEKLIMIKGMVKVIA from the coding sequence ATGAAAATAGGAATTTTAGGAGGTGGACAACTCGGAAGAATGTTGATACAGAGTGCACTGAATTATGACGATGACTTTTATACTCTGGATCCTGCTTCTGATGCACCTTGTCACAATATTTCGAATTTTACACAGGGAAATTTCAATGATTATGAAACAGTCCTGAATTTTGGTAAGGATAAAGACGTTGTCACAATAGAAATTGAACATGTAAATGCTGAGGCATTGGCAGAGCTTGAAAACCAAGGGGTAAAAGTCGTTCCGAATTCTAAAATCATTAAAACCATTCAACAGAAAATCCTTCAGAAGGAATTTTATAAAGCTCACGATATTCCAAGTCCCGAATTTCAGGTGGTATGGAATAGTGATGAAAAAATTATGATGTCATTACCTTTTGTTCAGAAAATGAATACGGGTGGTTATGATGGAAAAGGTGTTCAGGTCATTAAAACAGAAGCAGATTATCAACATTTATGGAAAGAGGCATCTGTAATAGAAAGTCTTGTTGATATTGATAAAGAACTTTCTGTGATTGTTGCCAGAAATGAAAAAGGAGAGACCAAGACTTTTCCGGTTACAGAGATGGTTGCTGATCCGAAATTAAATCTGTTAGATTTTAATATTTGCCCGGTTTTTCTTAACGAGGATATTGAAAGGCAGATTAATCTGATCACTGAGAAATTTTTAAATGCTGTTAATTCTCCAGGACTTTTTGCTATAGAATTGTTCTTAGATAAGGATGGCAAAGTATGGGTAAATGAAACAGCACCAAGATTACATAATTCCGGACATCAAAGTCAGGAGGGAAATGCAAATTCACAATTTGAACAAATGTACCGGGTGGTTAAAAATTTACCTTTAGCAGATACGGATGCTTTTGGATATAGTGGGATGCTCAATCTGGTAGGAGCTGAAGGTTATGCTGGAAAAGTGATCTATGAAGGAATGGATGAGGTTTTAAAGCTTCCAAAAACCTATGTTCATCTTTATGGAAAAACAGAGACCAAATCAGGAAGGAAAATGGGACACATTAATGTGCTGGCTGACTCGAAAGAAGAACTGATGGAAAAGTTGATAATGATAAAAGGAATGGTAAAAGTGATTGCTTAA
- a CDS encoding nuclear transport factor 2 family protein encodes MINRIFVIAMFFSSFCFGQGSENKDIEKPIRDLFSAMKNADPNLLKSTFAETAVLQTITKGGVVKTDSINDFISTISKASKGDLDERIIVESIHVDGELASVFTPYQFYYKGKFSHCGANSFQLVKQNDKWKIQYIIDTRRKENCENIK; translated from the coding sequence ATGATCAATAGAATATTTGTTATTGCTATGTTTTTTAGTTCTTTCTGTTTTGGGCAGGGATCTGAAAATAAGGACATTGAAAAACCTATCCGGGATCTTTTTTCAGCGATGAAAAATGCAGATCCAAATTTACTAAAATCAACTTTTGCTGAAACCGCAGTTCTACAGACTATCACAAAGGGTGGGGTTGTAAAAACAGATAGTATTAATGATTTTATATCTACGATCTCTAAAGCTTCAAAAGGTGACCTAGATGAGAGGATAATTGTAGAATCTATTCATGTTGATGGAGAACTGGCGAGTGTATTCACTCCATATCAGTTTTATTATAAAGGGAAATTTTCACATTGTGGAGCCAATAGTTTTCAATTGGTAAAACAGAATGATAAGTGGAAAATTCAGTATATTATTGATACAAGAAGGAAGGAGAATTGTGAAAATATCAAATAA
- a CDS encoding sulfite exporter TauE/SafE family protein, with protein MSEIIILFLGAISAGLLGSLTGLGGGVIIIPLLTLGFGVPMHYAIGASLISVVGTSSGAAVAFVKEGFTNMRIGMFLEIATTAGAIVGALVSGILNPNTIGIIFASILLLTVILNIKGKPDHQEPLIKGSLEDKLKLYGTFPDKGVIKNYSARNTIPGFFMMMFAGAMSGLLGIGSGALKVLAMDNMMKLPFKVSTTTSNFMIGVTAVASSLIYFQRGEIIPVIVAPVLVGVVVGSFIGSKTLMVSKTKKLKVFFAIVITILSLYMMYNGINQSFR; from the coding sequence ATGTCAGAAATCATTATTCTCTTTCTTGGAGCAATTTCGGCCGGCCTGTTAGGCTCGCTTACCGGTTTAGGAGGAGGAGTTATCATTATCCCTTTGTTGACACTGGGTTTCGGTGTTCCTATGCATTACGCAATCGGAGCTTCTTTAATATCTGTAGTAGGTACTTCCTCTGGAGCTGCTGTAGCTTTCGTTAAAGAAGGTTTTACCAATATGAGAATTGGAATGTTCCTTGAAATTGCCACTACGGCCGGAGCCATCGTTGGAGCTCTTGTCTCAGGAATTCTTAATCCCAATACCATCGGAATTATTTTCGCCAGTATCCTTCTGCTTACTGTAATTCTTAATATTAAAGGAAAACCTGATCATCAGGAACCTTTGATAAAAGGAAGCTTAGAAGATAAACTTAAGTTGTATGGAACTTTCCCCGATAAAGGGGTAATTAAAAATTATTCAGCGAGAAATACTATTCCTGGATTTTTTATGATGATGTTTGCCGGTGCAATGTCTGGGCTTTTAGGAATTGGTTCAGGTGCATTGAAAGTATTGGCAATGGATAATATGATGAAACTGCCTTTCAAAGTTTCAACTACGACCAGTAACTTTATGATTGGGGTAACTGCTGTAGCCAGTTCTTTAATTTATTTTCAGAGAGGTGAAATTATCCCTGTTATTGTAGCTCCTGTGTTAGTAGGTGTTGTAGTAGGAAGTTTTATAGGATCTAAAACATTAATGGTTTCTAAAACAAAAAAATTAAAAGTATTTTTTGCTATTGTAATTACTATCCTTTCACTTTATATGATGTATAACGGTATAAATCAAAGTTTCCGATGA
- a CDS encoding DUF1543 domain-containing protein, translating to MKLFYVILGATPPGRNIEQHDVFFGIAESLKDLVPDMKDFWKEADGKIHIDCHQEVKFADGYEVKIVEKRDSVSENQLYFINLGGYKKGFFEEFHEQHLMVGRSMGEIVKRVKDTEFYKTMGFEGAVSHVDDKHGVDIDDIFNVNDILPQKMKEKYSIVLEKSDTEDQKNPMGLGYLKIDKV from the coding sequence ATGAAATTATTCTATGTTATCCTTGGTGCTACACCTCCAGGAAGGAATATTGAACAGCACGATGTATTCTTTGGTATAGCAGAAAGTTTAAAAGACCTCGTTCCGGATATGAAGGATTTCTGGAAAGAGGCTGATGGTAAAATACATATCGACTGTCATCAGGAAGTGAAGTTTGCAGACGGATATGAAGTGAAAATTGTTGAAAAAAGAGACTCTGTTTCTGAAAATCAATTATACTTTATAAACCTGGGTGGATATAAAAAAGGCTTTTTCGAAGAGTTTCATGAGCAGCACCTGATGGTAGGACGATCAATGGGGGAGATTGTGAAAAGAGTAAAAGATACAGAGTTTTATAAGACAATGGGGTTTGAAGGTGCAGTAAGCCACGTTGATGATAAGCACGGAGTAGATATTGATGATATTTTTAATGTCAATGATATTCTTCCACAAAAAATGAAAGAAAAATATTCTATTGTTTTAGAGAAATCAGATACGGAAGATCAGAAAAATCCAATGGGACTGGGATATCTGAAAATAGATAAAGTATAA
- a CDS encoding DMT family transporter, translating into MKDYKLFFAIVTVAIVWGTTFLAIRVAVQTIPAWFVAGIRQFLASLIMLSILLYRKEFKWIGWKNLKYQIIFSTLMLVIANGMTTVAEETVSSSLASLISASSPILVFLGSVAIGLQKFSFKAFLGVLMCFGGILFIFWDGLKDLANPDYRMGILFLFCAISGWASGTIFTKKLNIQSGNISLNLFYQFAFAGIIQIIFAFLFSQDYNFGNWSIKSISAMLYLSVFGSVAAFFAFHFALTRVSPVQVSILAYFNTIIAIFLGWLILNESISFKFIIAAVLIIFGVFIINYKPEMFKRQKIQDS; encoded by the coding sequence TTGAAAGATTATAAACTCTTTTTTGCTATCGTTACAGTTGCTATTGTTTGGGGAACAACATTTTTGGCAATCCGGGTCGCCGTACAAACAATACCTGCCTGGTTCGTAGCAGGAATACGTCAGTTTTTAGCATCCCTTATCATGCTTTCGATCCTTCTTTACAGAAAAGAATTTAAATGGATAGGATGGAAAAATCTAAAATATCAGATTATTTTCTCTACATTAATGCTTGTGATTGCTAACGGGATGACCACTGTAGCTGAAGAAACGGTATCTAGCAGTCTTGCTTCATTAATAAGTGCCTCCTCTCCTATTCTTGTTTTTTTAGGCAGTGTCGCTATTGGCTTACAAAAGTTTAGCTTTAAAGCTTTTCTGGGTGTATTAATGTGTTTCGGCGGAATTCTTTTTATCTTTTGGGATGGTCTTAAAGATCTTGCTAATCCAGATTACAGAATGGGAATCCTCTTCCTGTTCTGTGCTATTTCCGGATGGGCCTCAGGTACTATTTTTACCAAGAAACTAAATATCCAAAGTGGAAATATTTCACTGAATCTCTTTTATCAGTTTGCCTTTGCCGGAATTATTCAGATTATTTTTGCTTTTTTATTTTCACAAGATTATAATTTTGGAAATTGGAGTATCAAAAGTATTTCAGCCATGCTTTATTTATCTGTTTTCGGTTCAGTAGCCGCATTTTTTGCTTTTCATTTTGCCCTTACCAGGGTTTCACCTGTTCAGGTTTCTATTCTGGCATATTTTAATACGATCATCGCAATATTTTTAGGCTGGCTCATTCTTAATGAGAGTATTTCTTTTAAATTCATCATTGCTGCTGTTTTAATTATTTTCGGTGTCTTTATCATCAATTATAAACCCGAAATGTTTAAAAGACAAAAAATTCAGGATTCCTAA
- a CDS encoding HdeD family acid-resistance protein, whose translation MPNLLKSFRNSVKHWYIPLILGILFIVCGIYVFSSPVETYLALSVLFSVSFIVSGISDIFFSLNNAKFLNGWGLYLVTGLLSLIMGIYLVSYPHISMSVLPFIVGFTVMFRSFQLLGISFDLKDAHVLKWGNLAIFSILGIILSFMLLANPIFSGISLVVLTGLSFIFVGIASVILAFNLKKIKDYPSKLSSELKEKIESLQNEINDRMK comes from the coding sequence ATGCCCAATTTATTAAAATCATTTAGAAACTCAGTAAAACACTGGTATATCCCACTTATTTTAGGGATTCTCTTTATTGTCTGTGGAATTTATGTATTTTCATCTCCCGTTGAAACTTATTTAGCATTATCCGTTCTTTTCAGTGTATCGTTTATCGTCTCAGGAATTTCGGATATATTTTTCTCTCTTAATAACGCCAAATTTTTAAATGGATGGGGCTTATATCTGGTCACAGGGCTACTCTCCCTCATTATGGGAATCTATCTAGTTTCCTATCCTCATATTTCAATGAGCGTTCTTCCTTTTATAGTAGGATTTACCGTTATGTTCCGTTCTTTTCAGTTATTAGGAATTTCGTTTGACCTAAAAGATGCCCATGTACTTAAATGGGGAAACCTGGCTATTTTTAGTATTTTAGGTATTATATTATCTTTTATGCTTTTGGCTAACCCTATATTCTCTGGTATCTCACTAGTTGTTTTAACTGGTTTATCTTTCATTTTTGTAGGAATTGCTTCCGTAATCCTAGCATTCAATTTGAAGAAAATAAAAGACTACCCCAGCAAACTCAGCAGTGAATTGAAGGAAAAAATAGAATCGCTTCAAAATGAAATTAATGACAGAATGAAATAA
- a CDS encoding AraC family transcriptional regulator translates to MLYFYIIKEYIVAVKKDYLNEPFELDLKEPIDACPRGEHGVSFFELVYIVSGTGTQNINGNKFSYKEGDLFLLMPDDVHYFRFKAKTQLFFIRFNRIFFSTNQLASSFLQQIEQRFFNANGFQGCIIDHKGDNLMIKHIMQSLLLEKDGMRIYEREVTHLLVHSVLVIVSRNLLQKTNLKVGEKTDDKAAHIIQYVHENIYHPEKLSADNISKVFGISVTYVGRYFKNQTGKAFTEYIAQYRMKLIENRLKYSDMRINEIADEFGFTDKSHLNRFFKKSNGMSPSLFRQNNN, encoded by the coding sequence ATGTTGTATTTTTACATCATTAAAGAGTATATTGTTGCTGTGAAGAAAGATTATCTGAATGAACCTTTTGAACTTGATTTAAAAGAACCAATAGATGCTTGCCCCAGAGGAGAGCACGGGGTTAGTTTCTTTGAACTGGTTTATATTGTGTCAGGAACCGGAACTCAGAACATTAATGGAAATAAGTTTTCTTATAAGGAAGGAGATCTTTTCTTGTTAATGCCGGATGATGTCCACTATTTTAGATTTAAAGCAAAAACACAATTGTTTTTTATCAGGTTTAATCGTATTTTTTTTAGTACGAATCAGTTGGCTTCTTCTTTTTTACAGCAAATTGAACAGCGTTTTTTTAATGCAAATGGTTTTCAGGGTTGTATTATTGACCATAAAGGAGATAACCTTATGATAAAACATATTATGCAAAGTCTGTTGCTCGAAAAAGATGGGATGAGAATTTATGAACGTGAAGTAACCCATTTATTGGTACATTCCGTTTTGGTTATTGTTTCCCGTAATCTTTTGCAGAAAACAAATCTTAAGGTTGGTGAAAAAACAGATGACAAAGCTGCTCATATTATTCAATATGTCCATGAAAATATTTATCATCCTGAAAAGCTATCTGCTGATAATATCAGTAAAGTTTTTGGAATATCCGTTACTTATGTTGGACGTTACTTTAAAAATCAGACTGGAAAAGCATTCACTGAATATATTGCTCAGTATAGAATGAAACTCATTGAAAATCGGTTGAAATACAGTGATATGAGGATTAATGAGATAGCAGATGAATTTGGTTTTACAGATAAGAGTCATCTTAATAGATTCTTTAAAAAATCAAATGGGATGTCACCCTCTTTATTTCGCCAGAATAACAATTAG
- the purE gene encoding 5-(carboxyamino)imidazole ribonucleotide mutase, which translates to MVGIIMGSQSDLPIMEQAANFLKSLNIPYELTVVSAHRTPERMFDYAKTAKERGLKVIIAGAGGAAHLPGMVASCTTLPVIGVPILSSNSIDGWDSVLSILQMPGGIPVATVALNGALNAGILAAKILGSGDEQVAQRLQQYQDSLKDKVLGTVDDIKAQHPNQYDK; encoded by the coding sequence ATGGTAGGAATTATTATGGGAAGTCAAAGCGACTTGCCGATCATGGAACAAGCGGCAAATTTTCTGAAAAGCCTCAATATTCCTTATGAGCTTACAGTGGTTTCGGCTCACAGAACACCGGAAAGAATGTTCGATTATGCTAAAACAGCAAAAGAAAGAGGACTAAAAGTAATAATAGCCGGAGCTGGAGGAGCTGCTCATCTTCCCGGAATGGTTGCGAGCTGCACTACGCTTCCTGTAATCGGAGTTCCTATTCTTTCCAGCAATTCAATTGACGGATGGGATTCCGTATTGTCAATTCTTCAAATGCCAGGTGGAATTCCTGTCGCTACTGTAGCACTAAACGGTGCTTTAAATGCAGGGATTCTAGCTGCTAAAATTTTAGGTAGTGGCGATGAACAGGTTGCCCAAAGGCTACAACAATATCAAGATTCTTTAAAAGATAAAGTTTTAGGAACAGTAGATGATATTAAAGCTCAGCATCCTAATCAATACGATAAGTAA
- a CDS encoding endonuclease/exonuclease/phosphatase family protein, which produces MWSAYLILIGLLILLTLLPKIQNQHWIFRVPEFGKIQITYFIVITFILGFFLESSEKFWYFQSALLILFVHHGSILVKYTPLYKVKKHRQHNHSSQKIHFVSANVYQFNTDYNRFVELIEKSKPEIFMTMESNGGWEKALRILEKDYPYTHKVTLENTYGMHFYSKIKIKNAVTHYFVADDIPSIEISLETEDGFSFVFFGVHPPPPSPTEEETSKERDGDLLSIAKRVKDIKIPVIVVGDFNNVAWSKSSILFRKTSHLIDPRIGRAFVSTFHAKYRLLRFPIDLMFHSEDIFIKDLKTLENFGSDHLPVYCEFFIDHHNDGQEERIEDATLEEKAEAEEMIQEGKKEDGERDAVVTED; this is translated from the coding sequence ATGTGGAGTGCTTACCTGATTTTAATTGGTTTACTGATCCTGTTAACATTATTACCCAAAATTCAAAATCAGCATTGGATATTTCGGGTTCCTGAATTTGGGAAAATTCAAATCACATATTTTATTGTTATTACCTTCATTTTAGGCTTTTTCTTGGAGTCTTCTGAAAAATTTTGGTATTTCCAGAGTGCCCTATTAATTCTATTTGTTCATCATGGTTCTATTCTTGTAAAATACACTCCGCTCTATAAGGTTAAAAAACATCGTCAACATAATCATTCGTCCCAAAAAATACATTTTGTTTCTGCCAATGTTTATCAGTTCAACACTGATTACAATAGATTCGTTGAACTTATTGAAAAAAGCAAACCGGAGATATTCATGACTATGGAAAGCAATGGTGGTTGGGAGAAAGCATTAAGAATTCTCGAAAAAGATTATCCTTACACTCATAAAGTGACTTTAGAAAACACTTATGGGATGCATTTTTATTCTAAAATCAAAATCAAAAATGCTGTAACACATTATTTCGTTGCTGATGATATTCCAAGCATTGAAATATCCTTGGAAACCGAAGATGGCTTTTCTTTTGTTTTTTTTGGAGTTCATCCACCACCGCCAAGTCCTACGGAAGAAGAAACATCAAAAGAAAGAGATGGTGATCTTTTAAGTATTGCAAAACGAGTAAAAGACATCAAAATTCCAGTTATTGTTGTTGGTGATTTCAATAATGTTGCCTGGTCAAAATCATCTATATTATTCAGAAAAACCAGTCACCTTATCGATCCAAGAATCGGACGTGCCTTTGTTTCTACCTTTCATGCAAAATATCGTTTATTAAGATTTCCGATCGACTTAATGTTTCACAGTGAAGACATTTTTATTAAAGATCTTAAAACCCTGGAAAATTTTGGCTCAGATCATTTACCAGTCTATTGTGAGTTTTTTATAGATCATCATAATGACGGGCAGGAGGAAAGAATTGAAGATGCGACTTTAGAAGAAAAAGCGGAAGCAGAAGAAATGATTCAGGAAGGAA